A region of the Gallaecimonas mangrovi genome:
CCGGAAGCCCCTCAGGATATCCTGCGTCTGCGTGGTATCGAAGCCGTTGCTCGTTACATCGTTAACGAAGTGCAAGACGTTTACCGTCTGCAAGGCGTTAAGATCAACGATAAGCACATCGAAACCATCGTTCGCCAGATGCTGCGTAAGTGCACCATCGTTAGCGCCGGCGATTCCGACTTCTTGGAAGGTGAAACTCAAGAAGTGGCACGGGTTAAAATTGCTAACCGCGAATTGGAAGATGCTGGCAAACAGCCTGCTTCTTTCGAACGCCAGCTGCTGGGTATCACCAAGGCCTCCTTGGCAACCGAGTCGTTCATCTCTGCGGCCTCCTTCCAGGAGACTACCCGCGTACTGACCGAAGCGGCCGTGTCCGGTAAGGCTGATGACCTGCGTGGCTTGAAAGAAAACGTTATTGTTGGCCGTCTGATCCCGGCCGGTACCGGTTACTCCTATCACCAGGACCGTAACCGTATGCGGGCTAAACCTGCAGCTGCCGAGCCGCAAATGACTGCCGATGACGCCGAAAAAGCGCTGACCGATCTGCTTAACGCCGATCTGGGTGGCGACGAATAAAAAGCGGTTAACGCAACATAAAAAAGGCCGTCCATCTACTGGACGGCCTTTGTTGTCTTGACACTTTTTTGAGCGGCATTTAGAATGCCGCGGCCCTTAATGGGGCGATTTTTCACCGTAAGAACAAAGCATCTAACCAGGAGTTAGCAAAGCTAATGGCTACAATTAACCAGCTGGTGCGCAAGCCCCGCGTCAAGAAAGTTGCTAAAAGCAACGTTCCTGCGCTGGAAGCCTGCCCCCAAAAGCGTGGTGTCTGTACTCGTGTGTACACCACCACTCCGAAGAAGCCGAACTCTGCACTGCGTAAAGTATGCCGTGTACGTTTGACCAACGGCTTCGAAGTGACTTCCTACATTGGTGGTGAAGGCCACAACCTGCAGGAGCACTCCGTTGTTCTGATCCGTGGCGGTCGTGTAAAAGACTTGCCAGGTGTGCGTTATCACACCGTTCGCGGCACCCTTGACTGTGCTGGCGTTAAAGATCGTAAGCAGGCCCGTTCTAAATACGGCGCCAAGCGGCCTAAGTCTTAATGGTTCTCCGTTAAGTAAGGCCAAGCTAAGCATTCATTAATTAGGTTTTGGGTATCCCCTGAAGCATACGGAGAATTGAGTCATGCCAAGACGTCGCGTGATCGGTCAACGCAAGATCCTGCCAGATCCGAAATTCGGATCCGAGATCATTGCCAAATTTGTAAACGTTGTGATGGTTGACGGTAAGAAGTCCATCGCCGAGAAAATCGTTTATGGTGCTCTGGACATCATGAACGACAAATCCGGTAAAGAGCACATGGAACTGTTCGAAGCCGCACTGGACAACGTTCGCCCCGCGGTAGAGGTTAAATCTCGCCGTGTTGGTGGTTCTACTTACCAGGTTCCTGTTGAAGTACGCCCTGTGCGTCGTAACACCCTGGCTATGCGCTGGCTGGTAGATGCTGCTCGTAAGCGCGGTGAAAAATCTATGGCTGCCCGTCTGGCTGGTGAACTGCTGGACGCTGCCGAAAACAAAGGTTCTGCTGTGAAGAAGCGCGAAGACGTGCATCGCATGGCAGAGGCGAACAAAGCATTCGCTCACTACCGCTGGTAATGCTGTTGTGGTCCCTGTTTGGGGCCACATATTTAACAGCATCACCATAGGTTTCTTAATTAGAGGAAAGCTATCGTGGCTCGCAAGACACCTATCGAGCGCTACCGTAATATCGGTATCAGTGCTCACATTGATGCAGGTAAAACGACCACCACCGAGCGGATCCTGTTCTACACCGGTATTTCTCACAAAATCGGTGAAGTACATGATGGCGCCGCCACCATGGACTGGATGGAGCAGGAGCAGGAGCGTGGTATCACTATCACCTCTGCTGCGACTACTGCATTCTGGAGTGGTATGGCTCAGCAATTCCCTGAGCACCGCGTCAACATCATCGATACTCCCGGACACGTTGACTTTACCATTGAGGTAGAGCGTTCCATGCGTGTTCTGGATGGTGCCGTAATGGTTTACTGCGCTGTGGGCGGTGTTCAGCCCCAGTCTGAAACCGTATGGCGTCAGGCGAACAAGTACCACGTACCCCGTATCGCCTTTGTAAACAAAATGGACCGTACCGGTGCTAAC
Encoded here:
- the rpsL gene encoding 30S ribosomal protein S12, yielding MATINQLVRKPRVKKVAKSNVPALEACPQKRGVCTRVYTTTPKKPNSALRKVCRVRLTNGFEVTSYIGGEGHNLQEHSVVLIRGGRVKDLPGVRYHTVRGTLDCAGVKDRKQARSKYGAKRPKS
- the rpsG gene encoding 30S ribosomal protein S7 → MPRRRVIGQRKILPDPKFGSEIIAKFVNVVMVDGKKSIAEKIVYGALDIMNDKSGKEHMELFEAALDNVRPAVEVKSRRVGGSTYQVPVEVRPVRRNTLAMRWLVDAARKRGEKSMAARLAGELLDAAENKGSAVKKREDVHRMAEANKAFAHYRW